A section of the Cydia splendana chromosome 1, ilCydSple1.2, whole genome shotgun sequence genome encodes:
- the LOC134789462 gene encoding proclotting enzyme isoform X1, translating to MTEIGFGTQCLTVIGFLNVLAQIRCQYPALHPVSFAQTPAEWHNPHQPRNPPWQFSTPRKRSPDSMQIYYNTQTTHNHGPFGNAPNFQPNYQSYQNQGPHNYQSRSSIDLINSETRDNPSDPRLLSDSAFTRISETLGAINTVGHYLVDMVNEEEKDESDPNLKQLPQALYTISKNVLGRNVTDKIAPIVKKALPRVLPDAPITKIATGDTQDSKSCTTPEGEAGICEDLSNCPQLLLNLISLRESLCFKDLFVPGVCCPKNAIVTTPAVEKPVVATTSKPTYLVPVTTPRPSKPTTTKRPSAVLVLTTKRPRPATTHRPTSVTTARPPSTTFATVPPPVIANFSNIVDISECGQREDEGGRIVGGTESAPGAWPWMVAIYLHGNKRREFWCGGTLVGTRHVLTAAHCTRDSKQRPFPPRQFSVRLGDVDLSRDDEPSRPATLRVVAVKAHEQFSRVGYYNDIAVLVLGENVQKSKYVIPICLPTADLYRHQFDGSVATVVGWGTTRYGGTESSRQLEAKLPVWRNEDCDKAYFQPITEAFLCAGYARGGVDACQGDSGGPLMLQVNGRWTQIGVVSFGNKCGEPGYPGVYTRLTHYAGWLNQHLV from the exons GTTTCCTAAATGTCCTAGCCCAAATAAGATGCCAGTATCCAGCTCTTCACCCGG TGTCGTTCGCGCAAACCCCGGCTGAATGGCACAATCCGCACCAGCCCAGAAACCCACCCTGGCAGTTCTCAACACCAAGAAAAAGGTCCCCAGACTCCATGCAAATATACTACAACACACAAACTACACACAACCATGGCCCCTTTGGTAACGCACCAAATTTTCAACCAAACTACCAAAGTTACCAGAACCAAGGCCCTCATAATTACCAAAGCAGAAGTTCCATTGACCTTATTAATTCAGAAACCAGAGACAACCCAAGCGATCCACGTTTGCTCTCTGATTCTGCTTTCACCAGGATATCAGAAACTTTAGGTGCCATAAACACAGTAGGCCATTACCTCGTTGACATGGTGAATGAGGAAGAGAAAGACGAAAGCGATCCCAATCTGAAACAACTTCCACAAGCCTTGTACACCATAAGCAAGAATGTGCTTGGCAGAAACGTGACAGACAAAATAGCTCCTATAGTTAAAAAGGCGCTACCGAGAGTCCTGCCTGATGCACCAATAACTAAAATTGCTACAGGAGATACGCAGGACTCAAAATCCTGTACGACGCCTGAAGGAGAAGCAGGAATATGTGAGGACTTGAGTAACTGTCCTCAATTACTTCTAAACTTAATTAGTCTTCGTGAATCCCTCTGCTTCAAAGACTTATTTGTGCCTGGAGTCTGCTGTCCTAAAAACGCTATAGTGACAACGCCAGCAGTCGAAAAACCGGTGGTAGCGACAACTAGCAAGCCGACTTACCTAGTTCCAGTGACTACTCCTCGGCCGTCCAAACCGACGACGACTAAGAGGCCATCGGCCGTGCTTGTGTTGACGACGAAACGGCCACGGCCTGCGACGACGCACAGGCCTACGAGCGTGACGACTGCTAGACCGCCTTCGACTACGTTCGCAACAGTACCGCCTCCTGTTATCGCTAACTTCTCAAACATTGTTGATATAAGCG AGTGCGGACAGCGCGAAGATGAAGGCGGCCGCATAGTGGGCGGCACGGAGTCTGCGCCCGGTGCCTGGCCGTGGATGGTCGCCATCTACCTTCACGGGAATAAGCGGAGAGAGTTCTGGTGCGGAGGCACTTTGGTGGGCACGAGGCATGTGCTTACAGCTGCTCATTGCACCAGGGACTCTAAGCAAAGACC ATTCCCACCACGTCAATTCAGCGTGCGCCTGGGAGACGTGGACCTGTCCCGAGATGATGAGCCGTCCAGGCCGGCGACTCTACGCGTGGTAGCTGTGAAGGCTCACGAGCAGTTCTCTAGAGTGGGATACTACAACGACATCGCTGTGCTGGTTCTCGGTG AAAACGTCCAAAAATCGAAATACGTGATTCCCATCTGCCTACCCACGGCCGACCTATACAGGCATCAGTTCGATGGTTCCGTGGCGACCGTCGTCGGTTGGGGCACCACTCGCTACGGCGGGACAGAAAGTTCGAGACAGCTGGAAGCGAAGCTTCCTGTGTGGAGGAATGAAGATTGCGACAAGGCGTACTTCCAACCTATCACTGAGGCGTTCTTGTGCGCTGGGTATGCGAGAGGCGGCGTTGATGCGTGTCAG GGTGACTCAGGTGGCCCGCTGATGCTGCAAGTGAACGGGCGCTGGACGCAGATAGGCGTCGTGTCGTTCGGAAACAAATGCGGCGAGCCGGGGTATCCCGGGGTCTATACCCGGCTCACGCATTACGCTGGCTGGTTGAACCAGCATCTAGTTTAG
- the LOC134789462 gene encoding proclotting enzyme isoform X2 gives MQIYYNTQTTHNHGPFGNAPNFQPNYQSYQNQGPHNYQSRSSIDLINSETRDNPSDPRLLSDSAFTRISETLGAINTVGHYLVDMVNEEEKDESDPNLKQLPQALYTISKNVLGRNVTDKIAPIVKKALPRVLPDAPITKIATGDTQDSKSCTTPEGEAGICEDLSNCPQLLLNLISLRESLCFKDLFVPGVCCPKNAIVTTPAVEKPVVATTSKPTYLVPVTTPRPSKPTTTKRPSAVLVLTTKRPRPATTHRPTSVTTARPPSTTFATVPPPVIANFSNIVDISECGQREDEGGRIVGGTESAPGAWPWMVAIYLHGNKRREFWCGGTLVGTRHVLTAAHCTRDSKQRPFPPRQFSVRLGDVDLSRDDEPSRPATLRVVAVKAHEQFSRVGYYNDIAVLVLGENVQKSKYVIPICLPTADLYRHQFDGSVATVVGWGTTRYGGTESSRQLEAKLPVWRNEDCDKAYFQPITEAFLCAGYARGGVDACQGDSGGPLMLQVNGRWTQIGVVSFGNKCGEPGYPGVYTRLTHYAGWLNQHLV, from the exons ATGCAAATATACTACAACACACAAACTACACACAACCATGGCCCCTTTGGTAACGCACCAAATTTTCAACCAAACTACCAAAGTTACCAGAACCAAGGCCCTCATAATTACCAAAGCAGAAGTTCCATTGACCTTATTAATTCAGAAACCAGAGACAACCCAAGCGATCCACGTTTGCTCTCTGATTCTGCTTTCACCAGGATATCAGAAACTTTAGGTGCCATAAACACAGTAGGCCATTACCTCGTTGACATGGTGAATGAGGAAGAGAAAGACGAAAGCGATCCCAATCTGAAACAACTTCCACAAGCCTTGTACACCATAAGCAAGAATGTGCTTGGCAGAAACGTGACAGACAAAATAGCTCCTATAGTTAAAAAGGCGCTACCGAGAGTCCTGCCTGATGCACCAATAACTAAAATTGCTACAGGAGATACGCAGGACTCAAAATCCTGTACGACGCCTGAAGGAGAAGCAGGAATATGTGAGGACTTGAGTAACTGTCCTCAATTACTTCTAAACTTAATTAGTCTTCGTGAATCCCTCTGCTTCAAAGACTTATTTGTGCCTGGAGTCTGCTGTCCTAAAAACGCTATAGTGACAACGCCAGCAGTCGAAAAACCGGTGGTAGCGACAACTAGCAAGCCGACTTACCTAGTTCCAGTGACTACTCCTCGGCCGTCCAAACCGACGACGACTAAGAGGCCATCGGCCGTGCTTGTGTTGACGACGAAACGGCCACGGCCTGCGACGACGCACAGGCCTACGAGCGTGACGACTGCTAGACCGCCTTCGACTACGTTCGCAACAGTACCGCCTCCTGTTATCGCTAACTTCTCAAACATTGTTGATATAAGCG AGTGCGGACAGCGCGAAGATGAAGGCGGCCGCATAGTGGGCGGCACGGAGTCTGCGCCCGGTGCCTGGCCGTGGATGGTCGCCATCTACCTTCACGGGAATAAGCGGAGAGAGTTCTGGTGCGGAGGCACTTTGGTGGGCACGAGGCATGTGCTTACAGCTGCTCATTGCACCAGGGACTCTAAGCAAAGACC ATTCCCACCACGTCAATTCAGCGTGCGCCTGGGAGACGTGGACCTGTCCCGAGATGATGAGCCGTCCAGGCCGGCGACTCTACGCGTGGTAGCTGTGAAGGCTCACGAGCAGTTCTCTAGAGTGGGATACTACAACGACATCGCTGTGCTGGTTCTCGGTG AAAACGTCCAAAAATCGAAATACGTGATTCCCATCTGCCTACCCACGGCCGACCTATACAGGCATCAGTTCGATGGTTCCGTGGCGACCGTCGTCGGTTGGGGCACCACTCGCTACGGCGGGACAGAAAGTTCGAGACAGCTGGAAGCGAAGCTTCCTGTGTGGAGGAATGAAGATTGCGACAAGGCGTACTTCCAACCTATCACTGAGGCGTTCTTGTGCGCTGGGTATGCGAGAGGCGGCGTTGATGCGTGTCAG GGTGACTCAGGTGGCCCGCTGATGCTGCAAGTGAACGGGCGCTGGACGCAGATAGGCGTCGTGTCGTTCGGAAACAAATGCGGCGAGCCGGGGTATCCCGGGGTCTATACCCGGCTCACGCATTACGCTGGCTGGTTGAACCAGCATCTAGTTTAG